Proteins encoded by one window of Candidatus Nitrosocosmicus hydrocola:
- a CDS encoding cupredoxin domain-containing protein, whose amino-acid sequence MRSIIISTILLLFLITSYNGSVVAIAQEEDFTITINPGATNSASQNPIAPENLTISKDTTVTWVNKDSTYHQIISGNPDTGPSNIFYGDFFGPSESYNVTFDNSGIYQYYDPNWSHINGQITVVGDVETITEIGTIENTSDTTSIDQISNETNIANEINPNTSALDNNASISSLLGSFASDENNNQSSTSALSALSTDPTLNNIIEKVGPFFNLLSGANSTQSTSSISSLLGSFASDENNNQSSTSALSALSTDPTLNNIIEKVGPFFNLLSGANNLDSLNSTLTSIISASNQTFEENPSPETNLSSIGSTLFSGEDIDPVVNNNFSLQNSSNISLEEEKVKAQEDLADSLIKAISIGAEIPEITGFDDDNATIYIKVNVINPIDRIANASNFPIQINYNDTEGIPGVSMIFANDAGMIQKLPASAYSVVAATSQTGDQFLDAFLNSYLSTYSEGCSGNISFMETNDCTITKEYSNVPVNNSTGITN is encoded by the coding sequence ATGAGAAGCATAATTATATCAACTATACTTCTTTTGTTTTTAATAACAAGTTACAATGGGTCAGTAGTAGCAATCGCTCAAGAAGAAGATTTTACAATAACCATCAATCCTGGCGCTACAAACAGTGCTAGTCAAAATCCAATAGCACCAGAAAATCTTACTATATCTAAAGATACAACTGTTACATGGGTGAATAAAGACTCTACTTATCATCAGATAATATCCGGAAACCCAGATACCGGACCGTCGAATATTTTTTATGGAGATTTCTTTGGCCCTAGTGAATCATATAATGTAACTTTTGATAATTCTGGTATTTATCAATATTATGATCCCAATTGGAGTCATATTAATGGACAAATAACAGTAGTCGGGGACGTAGAAACTATAACAGAAATCGGAACTATCGAAAATACTTCAGATACGACTAGTATCGATCAGATATCAAATGAGACCAATATAGCTAATGAAATCAATCCTAATACAAGTGCATTAGATAACAATGCTTCCATATCATCATTACTTGGATCCTTTGCATCTGACGAAAATAATAACCAATCATCAACTTCTGCACTATCTGCCTTATCAACCGACCCAACTCTTAACAACATTATTGAAAAAGTTGGTCCATTTTTCAACCTTTTATCTGGTGCAAATAGTACTCAATCCACATCTTCTATTTCATCATTACTTGGATCCTTTGCATCTGACGAAAATAATAACCAATCATCAACTTCTGCACTATCTGCCTTATCAACCGACCCAACTCTTAACAACATTATTGAAAAAGTTGGTCCATTTTTCAACCTTTTATCTGGTGCAAATAATTTAGATAGTTTAAACAGTACTCTTACTTCAATAATTTCTGCATCAAACCAGACGTTTGAAGAAAACCCGAGCCCTGAAACAAATCTTAGTAGCATTGGATCTACGTTATTCTCCGGTGAAGATATTGATCCGGTCGTGAACAACAATTTTTCTTTGCAAAATAGTTCTAACATATCTCTAGAGGAAGAAAAAGTAAAAGCCCAAGAAGACTTGGCCGATTCTCTAATAAAGGCAATAAGCATTGGCGCCGAAATACCTGAAATCACTGGATTTGATGATGATAATGCTACTATTTACATAAAGGTTAATGTAATTAATCCCATAGATAGAATAGCAAACGCATCTAATTTTCCAATTCAGATCAATTATAATGATACAGAAGGTATACCCGGGGTTAGTATGATTTTTGCCAACGATGCGGGCATGATTCAAAAGTTACCTGCAAGTGCATACAGCGTAGTTGCGGCTACTTCCCAAACAGGAGATCAGTTCCTAGATGCATTCTTGAATTCTTATTTATCTACTTATTCTGAAGGGTGTTCTGGAAATATATCTTTTATGGAAACAAATGACTGCACTATTACCAAAGAATACTCAAATGTGCCTGTGAATAACTCTACAGGGATAACAAATTGA